The following are from one region of the Juglans regia cultivar Chandler chromosome 10, Walnut 2.0, whole genome shotgun sequence genome:
- the LOC108987496 gene encoding amino acid transporter AVT1I-like — protein sequence MEAEHHLHGLSLTVPLMHDVLEHPETKDVELLHDNGGQNTISTASFSMTCFHGLNALSGVGILSVPYALSSGGWLSLVLLFIIAAAAFYSGLLIQKCMDMDPDIRTYPDIGNRAFGNKGRILVSVVMYIELYLVATGFLILEGDNLHNLFPNTGFEMAGIGIGGKQMFVIIVAIIILPSVWLDNLNLLSYISASGVLASVIILCSVVWTCVFDGIEFQEKGTPLNWNGIPTAVSLYAFCYCTHPVFPTLYTSMRNRRQFTNVLLLCFTLCTVSNASMAVFGYSMFGSKVESQITLNLPTDKLSSRVAIYTTLVNPVSKYALMVTPIVNVTKSWFPRQYRKRNLSLLVGTCLVISTLIVALVVPFFANLMSLVGAFLSVTGSIILPCLCHMKISGTCWRLGCGTVVSWVIILMGGAAAIVGTYTSLLQIIGHLQADDSSLLMGSSRRA from the exons ATGGAGGCTGAACACCATCTGCATGGACTTTCCCTCACCGTACCTCTCATGCATGATGTACTGGAGCACCCTGAGACAAAGGATGTAGAGCTACTACATGATAATGGTGGTCAAAACACCATCAGCACCGCGTCCTTTTCCATGACATGTTTCCATGGACTCAATGCGTTGTCAG GAGTTGGAATACTGTCAGTCCCATATGCCCTATCATCAGGGGGATGGTTAAGCTTGGTACTTCTCTTTATCATCGCGGCTGCTGCTTTTTATTCGGGCTTGTTGATACAAAAATGTATGGACATGGATCCTGATATCAGAACTTATCCTGATATAGGTAACCGCGCATTTGGAAACAAGGGAAGAATACTGGTATCAGTTGTCATGTACATAGAACTGTATCTGGTTGCGACAGGATTCCTGATTCTAGAAGGGGataacttgcataatttgttcCCCAACACGGGATTTGAAATGGCAGGGATAGGAATTGGAGGAAAACAAATGTTTGTAATCATTGTCGCCATAATAATATTGCCTTCGGTTTGGTTGGATAACCTGAACCTTCTTTCGTATATCTCTGCCAGTGGGGTTTTGGCTTCTGTTATCATCCTCTGCTCAGTCGTGTGGACTTGTGTATTTGATGGGATTGAATTTCAGGAAAAGGGGACGCCTCTTAATTGGAATGGGATACCAACAGCTGTTAGCTTATATGCCTTCTGTTATTGTACTCATCCCGTCTTCCCTACACTCTACACATCTATGAGAAACAGACGTCAATTTACCAAT GTCCTGCTCCTGTGCTTCACCTTATGCACTGTCAGTAATGCATCAATGGCCGTATTCGGTTACTCAATGTTTGGGTCAAAAGTTGAATCACAGATAACTTTAAACCTTCCAACTGACAAACTTAGCTCAAGAGTGGCAATCTACACGACGTTGGTCAATCCCGTATCCAAATATGCATTGATGGTCACACCAATTGTGAATGTTACCAAAAGTTGGTTTCCGCGTCAATACAGGAAGAGAAACCTTAGCCTCTTAGTCGGTACCTGCCTTGTAATCAGCACTCTCATTGTAGCCCTGGTTGTGCCCTTTTTCGCGAATCTCATGTCTCTGGTTGGAGCATTTTTAAGTGTCACAGGTTCAATTATACTGCCATGCTTATGTCACATGAAGATCTCAGGAACTTGTTGGAGATTAGGATGTGGAACGGTAGTTTCATGGGTTATAATATTAATGGGTGGTGCAGCTGCAATAGTTGGTACTTATACATCTCTCCTACAAATAATAGGGCATCTGCAAGCGGATGATTCCTCTTTGTTGATGGGAAGCAGCCGCAGGGCATGA
- the LOC108987497 gene encoding gibberellin-regulated protein 6-like — protein sequence MAMAKFVAVLLFALIAISFLQNMVMASHGHGGHHHNNRNKYGPGSLKSYQCPSQCTRRCGRTQYHKPCMFFCQKCCAKCLCVPPGYYGNKAVCPCYDNWKTKEGGPKCP from the exons ATGGCCATGGCTAAGTTTGTTGCTGTGTTGCTCTTTGCCCTCATTGCCATTTCCTTTCTACAAAACATG GTTATGGCGTCTCATGGGCATGGAGGTCATCACCATAACAACAGA AACAAATATGGCCCAGGGAGTCTCAAGAGCTACC aatgCCCGTCGCAATGCACGAGGAGGTGCGGCAGGACCCAATACCACAAGCCCTGCATGTTCTTCTGTCAGAAGTGCTGCGCAAAGTGCCTGTGCGTGCCCCCTGGCTATTATGGCAATAAAGCTGTGTGCCCTTGCTACGACAACTGGAAGACCAAGGAAGGTGGCCCCAAATGCCCTTAG
- the LOC108984667 gene encoding zinc-finger homeodomain protein 10-like — MDITPTIATTTNNTISAIKSPEADTETPTRIQPSKPLSFSNGVLKRHNPHHHHHHLAPPQLVVTYKECLKNHAASLGSHALDGCGEFMPSPSATSVDPTSLKCAACGCHRNFHRREPDDPILTTHVIEYQPHHRHHPPPPPPLPASNRSPNSASPPPISSSYYPSAPHMLLALSGGLSAPPESAAGPTNTMVTPSPNARKRFRTKFSHEQKEKMLQFAQRVGWKMQKSDEELVQEFCNEVGVEKGVLKVWMHNNKNTFGRRDVNGTGGNSNNILEQTHNNGNDDDNKETNNLGENPNHYRSDSGTHGAANGSSSSS, encoded by the coding sequence ATGGACATAACCCCTACTATCGCCACCACCACCAACAACACCATCAGTGCCATCAAATCCCCAGAAGCTGACACTGAGACACCAACCCGGATCCAACCCTCCAAGCCCTTATCTTTCTCCAACGGTGTACTCAAGCGCCACAatcctcaccaccaccaccaccacctcgcCCCCCCACAACTTGTTGTCACCTACAAAGAATGCCTCAAAAACCATGCAGCGTCCTTGGGTAGCCACGCTTTAGACGGCTGTGGAGAGTTCATGCCCTCCCCTTCCGCCACCTCCGTCGATCCAACATCTCTCAAATGCGCTGCCTGTGGCTGCCACCGAAATTTCCACCGCCGCGAGCCCGACGACCCTATTCTCACCACCCATGTTATTGAGTACCAGCCCCACCACCGTCACcaccctccaccaccaccaccactaccaGCCTCAAATCGAAGCCCCAATTCGGCTTCCCCACCGCCGATCTCCTCCTCGTACTACCCCTCCGCGCCGCACATGCTTTTGGCTCTCTCTGGGGGACTGTCGGCTCCACCCGAGAGCGCAGCTGGGCCTACTAACACTATGGTCACGCCCAGCCCCAATGCAAGAAAGCGGTTCAGGACCAAGTTCAGCCACGAACAGAAGGAAAAGATGCTTCAGTTTGCCCAGAGAGTCGGGTGGAAGATGCAAAAGAGTGACGAGGAATTGGTGCAAGAGTTCTGCAACGAAGTTGGGGTGGAGAAGGGTGTGCTAAAGGTGTGGATGCACAACAATAAGAACACCTTCGGGAGGAGAGATGTGAATGGTACTGGTGGGAACAGCAACAACATTCTTGAGCAAACCCACAACAACGGCAACGACGACGACAACAAAGAAACCAACAATCTCGGCGAGAACCCAAATCACTACCGTAGTGACAGCGGGACTCATGGTGCTGCTAATgggtcttcttcatcttcttga